The following are encoded together in the Bacillus sp. V2I10 genome:
- a CDS encoding ABC transporter ATP-binding protein, with amino-acid sequence MSKTLLEVTGLKKSFSIPGRMFGKKKMLKAVHEVSFMIKEGTTYSLVGESGCGKSTTGRLISRLITPSDGEIWVEGEEISQKKESQLKAVRKKIQMIFQDPYASLNPRMKIRDIIGEPLIIHTKFSKTERHKLVSEMLEVVGLTEHHADRYAHEFSGGQRQRIGIARALIMKPKLIIADEPVSALDVSIQSQILNLLKDLQTELNLTYLFISHDLSVVEHISDSIGVMYLGTIVESGPKEIIFSNPQHPYTKALLSSVPIPDPRLRRERIVLQGDLPSPVNPPAGCRFHTRCPACMEICKVAEPVVKKGLTEDHFVACHLIE; translated from the coding sequence ATGTCTAAGACTCTATTAGAAGTAACAGGGTTAAAAAAATCATTTTCAATACCTGGCAGAATGTTTGGAAAAAAGAAAATGTTAAAAGCTGTTCATGAGGTTTCATTCATGATTAAAGAAGGGACGACGTATAGTTTAGTTGGAGAAAGCGGATGCGGGAAATCAACAACAGGACGCCTGATATCACGATTAATTACACCAAGTGACGGAGAAATCTGGGTAGAAGGGGAAGAAATTTCTCAAAAAAAAGAATCACAGCTAAAAGCAGTACGGAAGAAGATACAGATGATTTTTCAAGACCCATATGCTTCGCTGAATCCGCGGATGAAAATTAGAGATATAATTGGCGAGCCACTTATCATTCATACAAAATTTTCAAAAACAGAACGGCATAAGCTGGTTTCCGAGATGCTTGAAGTAGTCGGGTTAACCGAGCATCATGCAGATAGATATGCTCATGAGTTCAGTGGTGGCCAGCGGCAGAGAATAGGAATTGCACGAGCACTTATAATGAAGCCAAAGTTAATTATTGCCGATGAACCAGTATCTGCACTAGATGTATCCATTCAATCTCAAATACTAAATCTATTAAAAGATTTACAAACCGAACTTAATTTAACCTATTTATTTATTTCACATGATTTAAGTGTAGTTGAACACATAAGCGACAGTATTGGTGTTATGTATTTAGGAACGATTGTTGAGTCTGGTCCGAAAGAGATAATTTTTTCAAACCCCCAGCATCCCTATACAAAAGCGCTATTATCTTCCGTCCCCATTCCAGATCCAAGGTTAAGAAGAGAACGTATCGTTTTGCAAGGAGATTTACCCAGTCCTGTTAACCCCCCGGCAGGCTGCCGGTTTCATACCCGCTGCCCTGCTTGTATGGAAATTTGTAAAGTAGCAGAACCTGTTGTGAAAAAGGGCTTAACTGAAGATCATTTTGTGGCTTGTCATTTAATAGAGTAG
- a CDS encoding asparaginase — translation MKYLTLVEETRAGILENVHIGMICGVNDQSQTCYQIGDDRHYTYFRSAAKPFQALPIFLTNIITKYGLTEEEAALFTASHRGESYHITALESMLRKLPVNEEELYCPPSYPLNVQSKEDMIRNGTKKRRLYHNCSGKHMGFITVCLELGYPIEGYWKKDHPLQLQILSILSSLSELPVSEIHTGIDGCGVPVFAVPLKNMAAVYLKLACPDIIQDLLLQNALKKMTAIMNNQYNMIASEHFICSILLKDKNIIAKGGAQGVYCFGLKNERLGFALKVLNGSEDMWPNIVASILEQMNYNNKETITRLRALRPSIMRNDAGVEVGYINERFSI, via the coding sequence TTGAAATATTTAACTTTAGTAGAGGAAACAAGAGCTGGAATATTGGAAAATGTTCACATTGGAATGATATGTGGTGTAAATGATCAATCACAAACTTGCTATCAAATTGGAGATGATCGACATTATACATACTTCCGTTCCGCTGCAAAACCTTTCCAGGCACTTCCGATCTTCCTAACAAATATCATAACAAAATATGGACTGACTGAAGAAGAAGCAGCACTATTTACAGCATCGCATAGAGGAGAATCCTATCATATAACAGCTCTAGAATCCATGCTAAGAAAACTGCCGGTAAATGAAGAAGAATTATACTGCCCCCCTTCTTATCCATTAAATGTGCAGTCAAAAGAAGATATGATCAGAAATGGCACGAAGAAAAGAAGACTATATCATAATTGTTCTGGCAAGCATATGGGGTTCATCACGGTGTGCCTTGAATTAGGTTATCCAATTGAAGGCTATTGGAAAAAGGATCATCCGCTTCAGCTTCAAATTTTATCAATCCTTTCTTCATTATCTGAACTGCCGGTTTCTGAGATTCATACGGGGATAGATGGATGCGGAGTCCCTGTATTCGCAGTGCCATTAAAAAATATGGCTGCAGTCTACTTGAAATTGGCTTGCCCTGATATCATACAAGATCTTCTATTACAAAATGCGTTAAAAAAGATGACGGCTATAATGAATAACCAATATAATATGATTGCTTCAGAACATTTTATTTGTTCAATCCTGTTAAAGGATAAAAATATTATAGCAAAAGGCGGAGCCCAAGGTGTATATTGTTTTGGATTAAAAAATGAAAGACTTGGATTTGCGTTAAAGGTGTTAAATGGATCTGAAGATATGTGGCCAAATATCGTTGCTTCCATTCTTGAGCAAATGAATTATAACAACAAAGAAACCATTACAAGACTGCGGGCGTTAAGGCCTTCAATTATGAGAAATGACGCTGGGGTAGAAGTAGGATATATTAATGAAAGGTTTTCGATATAA
- a CDS encoding sugar phosphate isomerase/epimerase: MKVGLSTYSLVRELREEKITVLDVIQWIADNGGEHMEIVPYGFSVVDNIELADRIKEKAESAGIVLSAYSLPANFVQQTQEEFDQEVERLKQHVDIVNRLGIKIMRHDVTAFQLEPEEMTIHYFEKHLAKLVEGSQLIADYAAQYGITTTIENHGFNVQSSDRVQRVIHAVNRTNFKTTLDVGNFLCIDEDPLVGVKKNIKYAATVHLKDFYIRPYYENPGDGVWFRTVNENYLRGAIVGHGDIKIREIMKLIKNSGYDGYLTVEFEGMEDCKIGSKIGMDNVRRLWNEVH, encoded by the coding sequence ATGAAAGTAGGACTTAGTACTTACAGTTTAGTAAGAGAATTAAGAGAAGAGAAAATAACGGTTTTAGATGTCATACAATGGATCGCTGATAATGGCGGGGAACATATGGAGATTGTTCCATACGGTTTTTCTGTAGTGGATAATATAGAATTGGCAGATCGAATAAAGGAGAAAGCGGAGTCTGCAGGAATTGTACTGTCTGCCTATTCCTTACCTGCTAATTTTGTTCAACAAACACAAGAAGAATTTGATCAAGAAGTAGAACGGCTAAAACAACATGTGGATATCGTTAATCGTTTAGGGATTAAGATTATGCGCCATGATGTAACCGCGTTCCAATTAGAACCAGAAGAAATGACAATTCACTATTTCGAAAAGCATTTAGCAAAATTAGTAGAAGGCAGCCAGCTGATTGCGGATTATGCAGCCCAATACGGGATTACAACGACAATAGAAAACCATGGATTTAATGTCCAGTCAAGCGACCGCGTACAACGGGTGATTCATGCCGTTAACCGTACAAACTTCAAAACCACTCTCGACGTTGGAAACTTTCTGTGTATTGATGAAGATCCGCTTGTGGGTGTTAAGAAAAATATTAAATATGCAGCAACCGTACATTTGAAAGATTTCTATATTCGTCCCTATTATGAAAATCCAGGGGATGGTGTTTGGTTCCGGACGGTTAATGAAAACTATTTGCGTGGCGCTATTGTTGGTCACGGAGATATTAAAATTCGTGAAATTATGAAGCTTATAAAAAATTCTGGATACGATGGTTACCTAACAGTTGAATTTGAAGGAATGGAAGATTGTAAAATAGGTTCAAAAATTGGAATGGATAACGTAAGAAGATTATGGAATGAAGTGCACTAA
- a CDS encoding helix-turn-helix transcriptional regulator, whose translation MKKHELTANLSKKMLLIRTESRYTQEEMAEVLGLSKKTLVQIEKGRQEASWSTIVALCALFRHSTILQQTTGGDPFDILQLVAHQKMQTRKEKTLGGKIWWKDVDQIKGFKLQQNVISFHFRIIDEDDYRWYSSFDRTEMEKKLNELTDNH comes from the coding sequence ATGAAAAAGCATGAACTAACTGCCAATCTATCTAAAAAAATGCTTCTAATCCGGACCGAATCCCGTTACACACAGGAAGAAATGGCTGAAGTACTTGGGCTCTCCAAAAAAACGCTCGTGCAGATTGAAAAGGGACGGCAGGAAGCATCATGGTCAACGATCGTTGCATTGTGTGCCCTTTTCAGACACAGCACCATTCTTCAGCAGACTACAGGCGGTGACCCCTTCGATATTCTGCAGCTCGTCGCTCATCAAAAAATGCAGACCCGCAAGGAAAAGACACTCGGTGGAAAAATATGGTGGAAGGATGTTGATCAGATCAAAGGCTTCAAACTCCAGCAAAACGTGATCAGCTTCCATTTTCGCATCATTGATGAAGATGATTATCGCTGGTACTCTTCCTTTGACCGGACAGAAATGGAAAAAAAGCTGAATGAGCTGACAGATAACCATTAA
- a CDS encoding HD domain-containing protein, which yields MRNVTLTEVYSHPIAQKYLQRSGVAHAIAVTYHAYRLAIQHGVDPDLATKAALLHDIGHYEWYTDGEWDYEKYKENDIHAIKGAERAHKLLIRLGEDPQSAKQIALAILLHTDSYLPEGSLNQNSLQKVVRLADEMDEEPGGSHHYRTISEKTALNKIQKLDEKINQLQNPTLKKSV from the coding sequence ATGCGAAATGTAACATTGACAGAGGTTTATTCCCATCCTATTGCTCAAAAATATTTACAGCGTTCAGGAGTAGCGCATGCAATTGCTGTAACCTACCATGCATATAGATTAGCCATTCAGCACGGTGTAGATCCCGATCTTGCAACCAAAGCAGCTCTGCTTCATGATATTGGGCATTATGAGTGGTACACAGATGGGGAATGGGATTATGAAAAGTATAAAGAGAATGATATACATGCGATAAAAGGTGCAGAACGTGCCCATAAGCTTTTGATCCGTCTTGGGGAGGATCCGCAATCTGCTAAACAGATCGCTTTAGCCATTTTGCTGCATACAGATTCTTACCTGCCGGAAGGCTCTCTTAATCAAAATTCACTTCAAAAAGTAGTTCGCTTAGCTGATGAAATGGATGAGGAACCAGGCGGAAGTCATCATTACCGGACGATTAGCGAAAAGACAGCCTTAAATAAAATTCAAAAGCTTGATGAAAAAATCAATCAGCTGCAAAACCCCACCTTGAAAAAATCCGTATGA
- a CDS encoding ROK family transcriptional regulator, translating into MVKHDQFFMKRQNKNLVLDILKNKSPISRIEIARLAGMSPTSITRIVNELQFQGFVRETELVTSGVGRKATLLEVCGNVLYTIGVEIDKSIIKIGIVNYVGEIESLHKYNRNELESYDETLQKVNINVKSIMDRNGIPETKIIGLAIGLPGYVDYKNGVVKVSDQLKWKDVNLADDLKKLTSFDVIIDNELKMKVVAENFIGKAKNSQNCILLGIGSGIGSAIILNGEIYRGESNNAGEIGHTVIDPTGNVCNCGKIGCLATYISEGAILADSRKVKEIPSIDDVFHSYRNREPWALNIMDRASTYIALAISNILCLYNPEVIILSGNTIEKLPEMKQAIEQKCELYIWEPLKQTVQIVYSELSEHGVVLGAAIQAQNLLLDLE; encoded by the coding sequence ATGGTGAAACACGATCAATTCTTTATGAAAAGACAAAATAAAAATCTAGTTCTTGATATATTAAAAAATAAGTCTCCTATATCAAGAATTGAGATAGCGAGATTAGCTGGAATGAGTCCTACATCCATTACAAGGATTGTAAATGAATTACAGTTCCAAGGGTTTGTGAGAGAAACAGAATTAGTCACATCTGGGGTAGGTAGAAAAGCAACATTGCTGGAAGTGTGCGGGAATGTCCTTTATACAATTGGAGTAGAGATCGATAAATCCATTATCAAAATTGGGATCGTAAATTATGTTGGAGAAATCGAATCCCTACATAAATATAACAGAAATGAGTTAGAGAGTTATGATGAAACGCTGCAAAAAGTAAACATAAATGTAAAAAGTATAATGGATAGAAACGGTATACCTGAAACGAAAATAATTGGATTAGCAATTGGTTTGCCTGGTTATGTTGATTACAAAAATGGTGTAGTAAAGGTTTCAGATCAGTTGAAGTGGAAGGATGTTAACCTGGCTGATGATCTTAAGAAACTAACCTCATTTGATGTAATTATTGATAATGAGCTAAAAATGAAAGTAGTAGCTGAGAATTTTATAGGGAAGGCAAAGAACTCTCAGAATTGCATCTTATTAGGGATCGGGTCAGGGATTGGGTCAGCGATTATACTAAATGGTGAAATTTATCGAGGGGAATCCAATAATGCAGGAGAAATTGGACATACCGTGATAGATCCCACTGGAAATGTATGCAATTGCGGAAAAATAGGCTGTCTTGCAACGTATATTTCTGAGGGTGCAATCCTTGCTGATAGCAGGAAAGTGAAAGAAATTCCTTCGATTGATGATGTTTTCCATTCCTATAGAAACAGAGAACCGTGGGCGCTGAATATTATGGATAGAGCATCAACGTATATTGCTCTTGCAATTAGCAATATCTTATGTCTGTATAATCCTGAAGTGATAATTTTGAGCGGAAATACGATAGAAAAACTGCCTGAAATGAAGCAAGCGATAGAACAAAAGTGTGAGTTATATATTTGGGAGCCATTAAAGCAAACTGTGCAAATCGTTTATTCAGAATTAAGTGAACATGGCGTCGTGCTGGGAGCTGCCATACAGGCACAAAATCTCTTACTGGATCTTGAATAA
- a CDS encoding Gfo/Idh/MocA family protein produces MEPLRVCIIGTGSISDMHLKSIANNPDAILYGVFDYSKERAVEKAKHYGISHVFSNIEEVFNHSNIDAVSICTWNNSHAEISIGALNGGKHVLVEKPLSMTVEEALKVEEAVQKNKKTLQVGFVRRFATNTAVLKSFIDNGKLGEIYYAKASCLRRLGNPGGWFADKERSGGGPLIDLGVHVIDICWYLMGRPKVKSISGNVYNQLGNRGHIENLSFYKTADYDKDKNTVEDLANALITFDNGASLIVDVSYTLHAKKDEIQVKLFGTKGGAELEPELILISEENNTLLNIQPQMDHLSFDFTNAFQNQIDSFVTSCLTGIKPMAPVEDGVEMMKILSGIYEAAEKKCEVTFT; encoded by the coding sequence ATGGAACCCTTAAGAGTTTGTATTATTGGGACTGGATCCATATCGGATATGCATTTAAAGTCCATTGCAAATAACCCTGACGCTATTCTTTACGGCGTCTTCGATTATTCAAAAGAAAGAGCGGTAGAAAAGGCCAAGCATTATGGAATCAGCCATGTGTTTTCAAATATTGAAGAAGTATTTAATCATTCTAATATTGATGCCGTAAGTATTTGTACCTGGAATAATAGCCATGCTGAAATTTCAATCGGAGCATTAAATGGCGGAAAACATGTCTTAGTAGAGAAACCTTTGTCAATGACTGTAGAAGAAGCATTAAAAGTTGAAGAGGCTGTACAAAAAAACAAGAAGACATTACAAGTTGGATTTGTCAGAAGATTTGCAACGAATACAGCAGTATTAAAATCCTTTATTGATAATGGAAAATTAGGTGAAATTTATTATGCTAAAGCATCTTGCTTGCGCCGATTGGGGAATCCTGGCGGCTGGTTTGCAGACAAAGAACGCTCTGGGGGCGGTCCATTAATAGACCTTGGAGTGCATGTCATTGATATTTGCTGGTATTTAATGGGGCGTCCAAAAGTAAAGTCCATTTCAGGAAATGTATACAACCAGCTGGGAAACCGGGGGCACATCGAAAATTTAAGTTTTTATAAGACTGCTGACTATGATAAGGATAAAAATACCGTTGAAGACTTAGCCAATGCTCTTATTACCTTTGATAATGGTGCCTCTTTAATTGTGGATGTTTCTTATACTCTTCACGCCAAAAAAGATGAAATCCAAGTCAAATTATTTGGAACAAAAGGCGGAGCAGAGCTAGAACCTGAGCTTATCCTGATTAGCGAAGAGAATAATACACTTCTTAACATTCAGCCGCAAATGGATCATTTATCATTTGACTTCACAAATGCATTTCAAAATCAAATTGATTCATTTGTGACCAGTTGCTTAACAGGAATCAAGCCAATGGCGCCAGTTGAAGACGGAGTTGAAATGATGAAAATTTTATCTGGCATTTATGAAGCAGCAGAAAAGAAATGTGAGGTGACTTTTACATAA
- a CDS encoding sugar phosphate isomerase/epimerase, producing the protein MNNKTVTNKIGVIVDSLRLPLYEGLVTAKKMGADGVQIYAVEGEMAPGNLSSVSRKKLKNQMESLDLEISALCGDLGGHGFQDHQQNQIKIEKSKRILDLAVELGTNIVTTHIGIIPEEQESRIYETMQKACEELGIYAKSMGAYFAIETGPEPSERLKAFLDSLCTNGVSVNFDPANMVMVTGDDPIEGVKLLKDYIVHTHVKDGERLKPVDSRDVYGFMGYGGSTDHEKIAEMVTSGEYFRELPLGKGKVNFPKYFAALNEINYKGYLTIEREVNNNPINDISEAIAFIKKFR; encoded by the coding sequence ATGAACAATAAAACAGTAACAAACAAAATTGGTGTGATTGTTGATAGTCTTCGGTTACCGCTATATGAAGGTCTGGTAACTGCAAAAAAAATGGGTGCTGATGGGGTACAAATCTATGCAGTGGAAGGAGAAATGGCACCTGGAAATTTAAGTTCAGTATCGCGTAAAAAGTTAAAAAACCAAATGGAGTCATTAGACTTAGAAATATCTGCTCTTTGTGGCGACTTGGGAGGACATGGTTTTCAGGACCATCAGCAAAATCAAATTAAAATTGAAAAGTCAAAACGCATTTTGGATCTTGCTGTAGAACTCGGTACAAACATTGTGACAACCCACATCGGGATCATACCTGAAGAACAAGAAAGCAGGATTTATGAAACGATGCAAAAGGCTTGTGAAGAGCTGGGGATTTATGCGAAAAGCATGGGTGCCTACTTTGCAATCGAAACAGGTCCAGAACCTTCAGAAAGATTAAAAGCTTTTTTGGATAGTCTATGTACAAATGGGGTTTCGGTCAATTTTGATCCTGCCAATATGGTGATGGTAACGGGCGATGACCCTATAGAAGGTGTAAAGCTTCTTAAGGATTACATTGTTCATACGCATGTTAAAGATGGGGAAAGATTAAAACCTGTTGATTCTCGTGATGTTTATGGATTTATGGGATATGGAGGCAGTACAGACCATGAAAAAATCGCTGAAATGGTTACTTCTGGAGAGTATTTTAGAGAATTGCCACTTGGAAAAGGAAAAGTGAATTTTCCAAAATACTTTGCTGCGCTAAATGAAATTAACTATAAAGGTTATTTAACCATTGAGAGAGAGGTTAATAATAACCCAATCAACGATATTTCGGAAGCAATTGCATTTATTAAAAAGTTTAGATAA